The following are from one region of the bacterium genome:
- the surE gene encoding 5'/3'-nucleotidase SurE: protein MRVLISNDDGIQAPGLSALIQALRGFGEIWVVAPDREQSAVGHAITMHEPIRLFPWKLEGADHTFAISGTPGDCVKLALTELMPQRPDIVVSGINRGENTGISVIYSGTVSAATEGAINGLPSLAVSLASYTSTDYADAAQVARFMVERVAEHRLPPDTLLNVNVPSLPMEHIRGIRVVRQGRARFQETFDKRTAPRGDVYYWMDGACVPLEETDTDATTLHAGYVTVTPVQLDLTHHEFLSQLAKWPLELRVKATP, encoded by the coding sequence TTGAGGGTTCTCATATCGAATGACGACGGCATTCAGGCTCCCGGGCTTTCCGCGCTGATCCAAGCCTTGCGCGGTTTCGGCGAAATCTGGGTGGTTGCGCCGGATCGTGAGCAATCGGCGGTCGGGCACGCCATCACCATGCACGAACCCATTCGGCTCTTTCCGTGGAAATTGGAGGGAGCCGATCACACGTTCGCGATCAGCGGGACTCCGGGCGATTGCGTCAAACTGGCGCTCACGGAACTCATGCCGCAACGTCCCGATATCGTGGTTTCAGGAATCAATCGCGGAGAGAACACGGGGATCTCGGTCATCTATTCGGGAACGGTATCGGCGGCCACCGAGGGTGCCATCAACGGCTTGCCGTCGCTGGCGGTTTCACTGGCTTCGTATACGTCTACCGATTACGCGGATGCGGCGCAGGTCGCGCGTTTCATGGTCGAGCGGGTGGCGGAACATCGTCTGCCTCCCGACACGCTTCTGAACGTAAATGTCCCCTCGCTGCCGATGGAGCACATCCGGGGGATTCGTGTGGTGCGGCAGGGACGGGCGAGGTTCCAGGAAACCTTCGACAAGCGGACGGCTCCTCGCGGGGACGTATACTACTGGATGGATGGCGCGTGCGTGCCGCTCGAAGAAACCGATACGGACGCCACAACGCTTCATGCGGGCTATGTGACGGTAACTCCCGTTCAGCTTGATTTGACGCATCACGAATTTCTTTCGCAACTGGCAAAGTGGCCGCTGGAACTTCGCGTTAAGGCGACGCCGTGA